In Sphingobacterium zeae, one genomic interval encodes:
- a CDS encoding NAD(P)-dependent oxidoreductase, with protein sequence MKIAVIGATGFVGSRITNELVNRNHQVLAISRKENTSDKSNLQFAQVDVTDITTLTASIEGVEIVVNAFSPDANNPNLAEDFMKGSLAIQEAVRSAGIKRYIIVGGGGSLLNEEGVAILDTLPQDLPFIPKAQATKAYFDAIKQEKDLDWAYFSPALEMNPGITIGRTGQYRLGTDHPVMNADGRNLLSAEDVAVVIADEVEKPRHHQTRFTAGY encoded by the coding sequence GAAAATAGCTGTTATCGGTGCTACCGGTTTTGTGGGTAGTCGAATCACAAATGAATTAGTAAATAGAAATCATCAGGTTTTGGCGATTTCGAGAAAAGAAAACACTTCGGATAAAAGTAATCTGCAGTTTGCACAAGTGGATGTCACAGATATTACTACTTTGACAGCATCCATAGAGGGGGTAGAAATAGTAGTGAATGCGTTCAGTCCAGACGCCAATAATCCAAATTTAGCAGAAGACTTTATGAAAGGTTCATTAGCCATTCAGGAAGCAGTTAGAAGTGCCGGTATTAAACGTTATATTATCGTGGGTGGTGGTGGAAGTTTGCTAAACGAAGAGGGCGTAGCGATCTTGGATACTTTACCGCAGGATTTGCCTTTTATCCCGAAAGCTCAAGCAACAAAAGCTTATTTTGATGCGATCAAACAGGAGAAAGATTTGGATTGGGCGTATTTTAGTCCTGCTTTGGAGATGAACCCAGGTATCACGATCGGCAGAACCGGTCAATACCGTTTGGGAACAGACCATCCGGTGATGAACGCGGACGGAAGAAATTTGCTTTCAGCAGAGGATGTCGCTGTAGTGATTGCAGACGAAGTTGAAAAACCTCGACATCATCAAACTAGATTTACAGCAGGGTATTGA